In Candidatus Nanoarchaeia archaeon, a genomic segment contains:
- a CDS encoding putative PEP-binding protein, whose product EMGVPCIVGTTNATSVLKDGQIITVAASHGVVFEGKVGHETSREIHAFKASRLRTKTQVKVIADLPEYAERAATTGADGVGLCRLEFMIADNGVHPAWYIREGKEEEYTAMLVESLSKIAGAFEGKPVWVRTSDIRTDEYRNLKGADREPKESNPMIGWHAIRRGLDEPKILKAEFQAVKELHKRGFTNVGVMIPFVIRASEVAAAKEIMREIGMEPLEDVEFGVMVETPAACWIIDELCREGISFVSFGTNDLTQLTLGIDRNNEKIAKLFDEMHPAVLGEIEMVLSVAKKYGVQTSICGQAGSKPEMARFLVKRGCTSISANPDAVAKIRETVAKVEKELGVK is encoded by the coding sequence GAGATGGGGGTCCCCTGCATTGTTGGAACAACGAATGCAACAAGTGTGTTGAAAGATGGGCAGATCATCACAGTTGCAGCTTCCCATGGCGTTGTGTTTGAAGGAAAGGTGGGGCATGAGACCTCTCGGGAGATCCACGCATTCAAAGCGAGCAGGCTACGGACAAAGACGCAGGTCAAGGTAATTGCCGATCTGCCAGAATATGCAGAGAGGGCTGCAACAACAGGAGCAGACGGAGTAGGGCTCTGCAGGCTGGAGTTTATGATTGCTGACAATGGGGTGCATCCGGCATGGTATATAAGAGAAGGGAAGGAGGAAGAGTATACTGCAATGCTTGTTGAGAGCCTTTCAAAGATTGCTGGAGCCTTTGAAGGAAAGCCTGTTTGGGTCAGAACTTCTGATATACGGACTGATGAGTACAGGAACCTTAAGGGAGCTGACCGGGAGCCGAAAGAAAGCAATCCGATGATAGGGTGGCATGCAATACGGAGAGGATTGGATGAGCCGAAGATTTTGAAGGCCGAGTTTCAGGCAGTCAAGGAACTGCATAAACGAGGATTTACGAATGTCGGGGTGATGATCCCTTTTGTGATACGGGCTTCTGAGGTTGCTGCTGCAAAGGAGATCATGAGGGAGATCGGGATGGAGCCCCTTGAGGATGTTGAGTTTGGAGTTATGGTTGAGACGCCTGCAGCATGCTGGATTATTGATGAACTGTGCAGGGAGGGGATCAGTTTTGTTTCGTTTGGTACCAATGACCTGACGCAGCTTACGTTAGGTATTGACCGCAATAACGAGAAGATCGCAAAGCTGTTTGATGAGATGCATCCTGCTGTGCTTGGAGAGATCGAGATGGTGCTTTCTGTTGCAAAGAAATACGGAGTCCAGACTTCTATCTGCGGCCAGGCTGGAAGCAAGCCCGAAATGGCAAGATTTTTGGTGAAGCGAGGCTGCACGTCAATCTCTGCAAACCCTGATGCTGTTGCGAAGATCAGGGAGACGGTTGCAAAGGTTGAGAAGGAGTTAGGAGTGAAGTAA
- a CDS encoding DNA methyltransferase, producing the protein MIVLELSKENIRLAAAEAIALLKIKKPDWKLDNNFLIIKNKKINEKKGNNEAIKIKKLIKRLAFTRKAYTLLFECSIPSLPEKIKKYNWNKAYRQNCAVRLKGKSHLKLEEIAPLVLKKIKNPKVNLSNPKTQFTFFFGKKAYAAILKTIPKHSFEERKANKLPGLLPIAMSPKLAAAAINLTGIEKGTLLDPFCGTGGILIEASLMGLKPIGYDIDREILKKCKKNIDFLKIKNINLENRDSLKWNTSVDYVVTDLPYGMNTKKIKNNFYKEFLKVLKGNLQKKAVIIFPHNLNYRKLIKDAKLKIENEFSMYIHKSLTRRIVVVKQKE; encoded by the coding sequence ATGATTGTTCTAGAGCTCTCAAAGGAGAATATCAGATTAGCCGCGGCAGAAGCAATAGCGCTCTTAAAAATAAAAAAACCAGATTGGAAATTAGATAATAATTTTTTAATAATAAAAAATAAAAAAATCAATGAAAAAAAAGGTAATAATGAAGCAATCAAAATCAAAAAACTAATAAAACGGCTTGCCTTTACAAGAAAAGCCTACACGCTTCTCTTTGAATGCAGCATACCCTCATTGCCGGAAAAAATAAAAAAATACAATTGGAACAAAGCCTACAGGCAAAACTGCGCTGTAAGGCTCAAAGGAAAATCGCATCTAAAGCTCGAGGAAATCGCTCCTCTTGTCCTCAAAAAAATCAAAAACCCAAAAGTCAATCTCTCAAACCCAAAAACGCAATTCACCTTCTTCTTCGGAAAAAAGGCATACGCAGCTATTCTCAAAACAATCCCGAAGCACAGTTTTGAGGAAAGAAAAGCCAACAAGCTCCCCGGTCTATTGCCCATAGCGATGAGCCCGAAGCTGGCCGCAGCTGCAATAAACCTCACAGGCATAGAGAAAGGAACTCTTCTCGACCCCTTCTGCGGAACTGGCGGGATCTTGATAGAGGCGTCATTGATGGGATTGAAGCCAATAGGCTATGATATCGACAGGGAAATATTGAAGAAATGCAAAAAGAATATCGATTTTCTAAAAATAAAGAACATAAATCTGGAGAACAGAGACTCGTTGAAATGGAACACCTCAGTGGATTATGTGGTGACAGATTTGCCGTATGGAATGAACACCAAGAAGATAAAAAATAATTTTTATAAAGAGTTCTTGAAAGTTCTTAAAGGAAACCTGCAGAAAAAAGCAGTAATTATATTCCCGCATAATCTCAATTATAGAAAATTAATAAAAGATGCGAAATTAAAGATAGAAAACGAGTTCTCAATGTATATCCATAAGAGCCTGACAAGGAGGATTGTGGTTGTTAAACAAAAAGAGTAA
- a CDS encoding HNH endonuclease signature motif containing protein → MTDSEDNENRTNPRIFNKIEIIPLIVGLIIIFFVGYIVKLLLPPQYQIFFYIFVGLIIVSIGVIVYFSIKNQEFREKTISVIKKLLAEINKLGINFLKNIGERGRAKKKERLPIPDDLKNKVYDIASGKCQECGKKGNLKIHHIDGNPSNNRITNLVLLCGNHHDDADKGVIPKWRLKNIRDKQATPDHTSYSK, encoded by the coding sequence ATGACAGATTCCGAAGATAACGAAAACCGCACTAATCCCCGAATTTTCAATAAGATTGAAATAATTCCACTAATTGTTGGATTAATTATTATATTCTTTGTAGGATATATTGTTAAACTCTTATTGCCTCCACAATATCAAATATTTTTCTATATCTTTGTTGGCTTAATAATTGTGAGTATTGGTGTAATAGTATACTTCAGTATTAAAAATCAAGAATTTCGAGAAAAGACTATTTCTGTCATTAAAAAATTGTTAGCAGAGATTAATAAATTAGGTATTAATTTTCTAAAAAATATTGGAGAAAGAGGAAGAGCGAAGAAGAAAGAGCGACTTCCTATACCTGATGACTTGAAAAATAAGGTATATGATATCGCAAGTGGTAAATGTCAAGAATGCGGAAAAAAAGGGAATCTTAAGATACATCATATTGACGGAAACCCCTCAAATAATAGGATTACCAATTTGGTTCTCTTATGTGGAAATCATCATGATGATGCTGATAAAGGGGTAATACCTAAATGGAGGCTTAAAAATATTAGAGATAAACAAGCAACTCCCGACCACACTTCTTACTCAAAATAG
- a CDS encoding ABC transporter permease — protein MKLYRIHAMLMKYWYISLNSLDRIFDIFYWPMIDLFLWGFASYYIKALADVNVLSVFIGGAIIWIFLWRSAQDVTVFVLEDFWSRNLYNLFSSPLRVTEMILALVIFSTARAAVAFLFLIAMAYLLYSFSIVSIGYMNFALFVVLLMLFGYAVGLFITSFLFKYGSRIQVFAWSVVWILQPFSAVFYPVSALPPWAQNVAVILPTTYVFEAMRAVLNNTPIHWNGIIYSFVASLVLLVLVSIFLGRSIRNARKQGLLARYE, from the coding sequence GTGAAGCTCTACAGGATCCACGCCATGCTGATGAAGTACTGGTATATCTCCCTGAACAGCCTGGACAGGATTTTTGACATCTTCTACTGGCCAATGATAGACCTTTTTCTGTGGGGATTTGCCAGCTATTACATTAAAGCGCTCGCAGACGTGAATGTCCTCAGCGTCTTCATTGGAGGGGCAATCATCTGGATATTCCTCTGGAGGTCAGCACAGGATGTGACGGTCTTCGTTCTGGAAGATTTCTGGAGCAGGAACCTCTATAACCTCTTCAGCTCTCCATTGCGCGTCACAGAAATGATCCTTGCTTTGGTGATCTTCAGCACAGCGCGCGCAGCTGTGGCATTCCTGTTCCTTATCGCCATGGCCTATCTTCTGTATTCCTTCAGCATCGTCTCTATAGGATACATGAACTTTGCGCTGTTTGTTGTCCTGTTGATGTTGTTTGGCTATGCAGTAGGATTGTTTATAACCTCCTTTCTCTTCAAGTACGGCTCCAGAATCCAGGTCTTTGCATGGTCGGTTGTCTGGATACTTCAGCCCTTCTCTGCAGTGTTCTATCCTGTTTCCGCCTTGCCTCCCTGGGCGCAGAATGTTGCCGTCATTCTTCCAACAACCTATGTCTTTGAGGCCATGCGTGCAGTCTTAAACAACACTCCAATCCACTGGAACGGGATTATCTATTCTTTTGTTGCGAGTCTTGTCCTTCTTGTCCTTGTCAGCATCTTCTTAGGAAGGAGCATCAGGAATGCCCGTAAGCAGGGTTTGCTGGCGAGGTATGAGTGA
- a CDS encoding ABC transporter ATP-binding protein, translated as MNALEISNLQKSYFSKGRRTDAVKGISFSIKKGEIFGLLGPNGAGKSTTINMISGVVEKDSGSIRILGKQPEEDWEYVKNRMNVASAYFGLSDVLTVNQNLKVYAKLYNLKNPQDKIDDLLKRFKIFSLKDSLSNTLSSGERTRLGLCKGFLNDPELILLDEPTVGLDPDIAETTRTMIKDYQREKGASILFTSHYMYEVEELCSRIAFMSKGTIIKIDTASNLKQMIKQQRVSMKFLVADKKLEAFFRERNINVIFPAPHHVVFDISATGEDLYKIMNSLFKRGYKLKDMEIKRPSLDDVFIKISRGEK; from the coding sequence ATGAACGCCCTTGAAATCTCCAACCTCCAGAAGTCCTATTTCAGCAAAGGCCGCAGGACAGACGCAGTCAAAGGAATATCCTTCTCCATAAAGAAGGGCGAAATCTTCGGTCTTCTTGGCCCAAATGGGGCTGGAAAATCCACAACAATCAACATGATCTCAGGAGTTGTGGAAAAGGATTCAGGATCAATCCGGATTTTAGGGAAGCAGCCTGAAGAAGACTGGGAATACGTAAAGAACAGGATGAATGTTGCTTCAGCCTATTTCGGTTTGTCAGATGTCCTTACTGTCAACCAAAACCTCAAGGTCTATGCAAAGCTCTACAACCTTAAGAATCCTCAGGACAAGATTGACGATCTGCTGAAGAGGTTTAAGATCTTCAGCCTCAAGGATAGCCTTTCCAACACACTAAGTTCCGGAGAAAGGACGCGGCTTGGCCTGTGCAAGGGATTCCTCAATGATCCGGAGCTTATACTTCTCGATGAGCCTACTGTTGGTCTTGACCCCGATATTGCAGAGACCACCCGCACCATGATCAAAGACTACCAGAGAGAAAAAGGGGCAAGCATACTCTTTACCTCCCATTACATGTATGAGGTTGAGGAGCTCTGCAGCAGGATAGCATTCATGTCCAAAGGCACGATCATAAAGATTGACACAGCATCAAATCTCAAGCAAATGATCAAGCAGCAGCGTGTCTCAATGAAGTTCCTTGTGGCAGACAAGAAGCTGGAAGCATTTTTCAGGGAGCGAAACATCAACGTCATCTTTCCTGCGCCGCATCATGTTGTATTTGACATCTCTGCAACTGGAGAAGATCTCTACAAGATCATGAACTCGCTCTTCAAGCGCGGCTATAAGCTCAAGGATATGGAAATCAAGCGGCCTTCGCTTGATGATGTGTTCATAAAAATATCAAGAGGGGAAAAGTGA
- a CDS encoding redoxin domain-containing protein, translating into MIRINQKISDLEIANFELEAFQKEEIKKLKLSDYKGQWLIVIFYPADFTFICPTELEEAADYYEEFKKLGAEVLSVSTDTVFVHKAWHDHSPAIKKIRFPMVADPTGKLCREFGTYIEEEGLSLRGSFIIDPESVLKAYEIHDNSIGRSAKELLRKLQAAIFVKEHKGEVCPASWKPGEKTLKPSLDLIGKI; encoded by the coding sequence ATGATAAGGATTAATCAGAAAATTTCAGATCTTGAAATTGCAAATTTTGAATTGGAAGCATTCCAAAAGGAGGAAATAAAAAAACTTAAACTTTCCGACTATAAAGGTCAATGGCTAATCGTGATATTTTATCCAGCTGACTTTACCTTTATCTGCCCTACAGAATTAGAGGAAGCTGCTGATTATTATGAGGAATTCAAGAAATTAGGGGCTGAAGTTTTAAGCGTAAGCACAGATACTGTTTTTGTTCATAAGGCCTGGCATGATCATTCTCCAGCTATCAAAAAAATCAGATTTCCAATGGTAGCTGACCCAACTGGAAAATTATGTAGAGAATTTGGCACATATATTGAAGAAGAAGGGCTTTCCCTGCGCGGCAGTTTCATTATTGATCCTGAATCTGTGCTGAAAGCGTATGAAATACATGACAACAGTATCGGCAGAAGCGCAAAGGAACTCTTGCGTAAACTTCAGGCGGCCATATTCGTTAAAGAACACAAAGGAGAAGTTTGCCCGGCAAGCTGGAAACCTGGAGAAAAAACTCTTAAGCCCAGCTTGGATTTAATAGGCAAGATATAG
- a CDS encoding MgtC/SapB family protein, which translates to MDPTQIALRFIVAFIFAVVFGLERQRSHKPVGFGTFVFVTIGATGLAIVSVELGTETPLSILGSVVTGIGFLGAGALIKSGDRTHGFTTATSIWAFSILGLLIGLGEFWMAGVMYGLIWLVILVDTYLEKKGIGSYQRKLVIKTNRLIPQKELKNLLAQNLNKYKVMSVEIEKETPVMIFTYLIQSKKNDINKLPNILYQMDWVHSCKVE; encoded by the coding sequence ATGGACCCTACACAAATTGCTCTCCGGTTTATCGTTGCGTTCATTTTTGCAGTAGTCTTTGGCCTTGAGCGCCAGAGATCCCATAAGCCTGTTGGTTTTGGGACATTCGTCTTTGTGACTATCGGCGCCACAGGCCTTGCAATCGTTTCTGTTGAGCTTGGAACTGAAACCCCCTTATCGATATTGGGGAGCGTCGTGACAGGAATCGGCTTTCTTGGCGCAGGAGCGTTAATCAAGTCCGGAGACAGGACGCACGGCTTCACAACCGCAACCAGCATATGGGCATTTTCCATCCTTGGCCTCCTCATAGGATTAGGAGAGTTCTGGATGGCGGGTGTCATGTACGGGCTGATCTGGCTTGTCATCTTGGTAGACACCTACCTCGAGAAAAAGGGGATTGGCAGCTACCAAAGGAAACTGGTCATAAAAACAAACCGATTGATCCCCCAGAAAGAGCTAAAGAATCTCCTGGCCCAGAACCTCAACAAATACAAGGTTATGTCAGTGGAGATTGAAAAAGAGACTCCGGTGATGATCTTTACCTATCTTATCCAGAGCAAAAAGAACGACATCAACAAGCTGCCAAATATCCTGTACCAGATGGACTGGGTGCATTCCTGCAAGGTGGAATAG
- a CDS encoding Lrp/AsnC family transcriptional regulator, whose amino-acid sequence MKRSQDDVAFLYSENAAARIITLSKLLKKSPQRLKYTLAVLEKQAIVHLPFCVFDYSYFGLLLFRVYFKGAYISEQDKKVLLETLANHDYVVSLYELHGEFDLVLEIETPNPSRFNKELRNIFVLLKTLPHYKVILNLVTYMYPRLYLISNKNLESWVPSYIIIGGDRGVAEFSDYDKAVMKILLAKPKARMTTLARESHVNIKTARSAFQRLSQKGVIKGIKYVLDSNKLGINKFRIFLKLHNMSKEREHELMEHLRKTPEIVQAHKTVGDWDMEMDMESYDKAVIRRLTIELRERFKDIIETLNIMEFYHYYKRSYLPQYLFREEAPKI is encoded by the coding sequence ATGAAACGCTCCCAGGATGATGTGGCATTCCTGTATTCAGAGAATGCTGCGGCTAGGATCATTACACTCAGTAAATTGCTCAAAAAGAGCCCCCAGCGCCTCAAGTACACCCTGGCAGTACTTGAAAAGCAGGCTATAGTCCATCTTCCATTCTGTGTCTTTGATTATTCCTATTTTGGGCTGCTCCTCTTCAGGGTGTATTTCAAAGGAGCTTACATCAGCGAGCAGGACAAAAAAGTGCTGCTCGAGACCCTTGCCAACCATGACTATGTTGTTTCCCTGTACGAGCTTCATGGAGAATTTGATCTTGTCCTGGAGATTGAGACTCCGAATCCATCCAGGTTTAATAAGGAACTGAGGAACATCTTTGTTCTGCTGAAGACCCTGCCCCACTATAAAGTCATTCTCAATTTGGTTACGTATATGTATCCCCGGCTTTATCTTATCTCGAACAAAAACCTCGAATCCTGGGTCCCGTCCTATATCATTATAGGCGGTGACCGCGGAGTTGCAGAATTCAGCGACTATGACAAAGCAGTTATGAAAATCCTTCTGGCGAAGCCAAAGGCCAGAATGACAACCCTTGCAAGGGAAAGCCACGTGAATATCAAAACTGCCAGATCTGCATTTCAGCGGCTCTCTCAGAAAGGAGTGATCAAGGGGATCAAGTATGTCCTGGATAGCAACAAGCTCGGCATCAACAAATTCAGGATTTTCCTTAAGCTCCATAACATGAGCAAAGAGAGGGAGCATGAACTGATGGAGCATCTCCGCAAAACACCAGAGATTGTCCAGGCGCATAAGACTGTAGGAGATTGGGATATGGAGATGGACATGGAATCCTATGATAAGGCAGTGATACGGAGGTTAACCATTGAGCTGCGTGAGCGGTTCAAAGATATCATAGAAACGCTGAATATCATGGAGTTCTACCATTATTATAAACGCTCCTACCTTCCTCAGTACTTGTTTAGGGAGGAAGCACCAAAAATTTAG
- a CDS encoding TrmJ/YjtD family RNA methyltransferase has protein sequence MLSIVLIEPETPGNIGAVGRAMANFSFNNLVLVNPKCDHLSGEAVQRAKRAKTLLKKAKLLRSFNDLKSWDYLIGTTGNIGSSYNILRSPMTPEQLGEKMCSLVKSKVALILGREGNGLTNAEIAQCDFTVTIATSPKYSSLNISHALAILLYEIFKASKKKKIGQHIIPLPRNEKTHLLRKINATIDALPFTSDRRRNTQRSVWKRLIGKSLPTRREGHTLMGFFEKIRRSR, from the coding sequence ATGCTCTCTATAGTCCTCATCGAGCCGGAAACTCCCGGAAACATTGGCGCTGTTGGCCGCGCCATGGCAAACTTCAGCTTCAATAATCTTGTTCTTGTCAATCCAAAATGCGATCATCTCTCCGGCGAAGCGGTGCAAAGGGCAAAGCGGGCAAAAACCCTTCTCAAAAAAGCCAAACTACTCAGATCCTTCAATGACCTGAAATCCTGGGATTACCTCATTGGAACAACAGGAAACATTGGCTCTTCCTACAATATCCTCCGCTCGCCGATGACGCCTGAGCAGCTTGGAGAGAAGATGTGCTCCCTTGTCAAATCCAAAGTTGCCTTGATTCTTGGCAGGGAGGGAAACGGGCTCACCAATGCAGAGATTGCGCAATGTGACTTCACAGTAACCATCGCAACATCCCCAAAGTATAGCTCTTTGAATATCTCTCATGCGCTTGCCATCCTGCTCTATGAAATATTCAAGGCTTCCAAAAAAAAGAAGATTGGGCAGCATATCATTCCCTTGCCAAGAAACGAGAAAACGCATCTCCTCAGAAAGATCAATGCAACGATAGATGCCTTGCCGTTCACCTCAGATCGCCGCAGGAACACTCAGCGCTCAGTCTGGAAACGCCTTATCGGGAAATCACTGCCCACAAGGCGGGAAGGCCATACCCTTATGGGGTTTTTTGAAAAAATCAGGAGAAGCCGCTAA
- a CDS encoding alpha/beta hydrolase has translation MKTLIIPGNGNTPITSNWYQYVKGELEKTGLEVIAENMPDPELARKDIWIPFINEKLSKDEGSILIGHSSGAIAILKYLEENKCKLAILVGVYHSDLDNEIEKKSGYFDEPWKWDQIRRNARKIVIFASQDDPFIPVSEPRLIKEKLNAEYHEYKDEGHFGEDADKKEFPEIVVVVEKVLRAGNPN, from the coding sequence ATGAAAACCCTCATCATTCCAGGCAACGGCAACACCCCGATAACAAGCAATTGGTATCAATACGTTAAGGGCGAATTAGAAAAGACCGGGCTGGAGGTAATCGCTGAAAATATGCCTGATCCGGAACTGGCAAGAAAAGATATATGGATTCCGTTTATTAATGAAAAATTATCCAAGGATGAGGGCTCCATTTTGATTGGGCACTCATCTGGAGCTATAGCAATACTGAAATATCTCGAAGAAAATAAATGTAAGCTTGCAATCCTCGTTGGAGTCTACCATTCAGATTTGGATAATGAGATTGAGAAGAAAAGCGGCTATTTTGATGAGCCATGGAAATGGGATCAAATCAGAAGAAACGCTCGAAAAATAGTGATATTCGCATCTCAAGATGATCCTTTTATTCCGGTCTCTGAGCCGCGCTTGATAAAAGAAAAGCTTAATGCAGAATATCACGAATATAAAGATGAAGGGCATTTTGGAGAAGACGCAGACAAAAAGGAGTTTCCTGAGATCGTAGTAGTTGTCGAAAAAGTGCTAAGAGCTGGAAATCCAAACTGA
- the topA gene encoding DNA topoisomerase I, with translation MTELIITEKPSAASKIAEALADGKPIKESEKGVPYYKITHGKKDIIVSCAVGHLFTVDEKQKNGWAYPVFDIQWTASSERKQSAYTQKYAQVIKKLAKQADEFTVACDYDIEGEVIGLNVIRFLCNQKDAGRMKFSTLTKPDLLKAYDHKSKSLDWGQAYAGETRHFLDWMYGINTSRALTAAIKTSGMFKIMSTGRVQGPALKIIVEREKEIQSFKPAPYWDVLLNAKAKGEKFNANHIKEKFWERAEAELVMQHVKGKKEGAVADSQKKEFLQQPPFPFDLTSLQTEAYRALRLQPKKTLSLAQDLYTGGFISYPRTSSQKLPKELEYGKIMDMLSKQPPYASLISRFQGLKPNEGKKTDPAHPAIYPTGLAPKAVDEKAMKLYDLVVRRFLSCFGDPAVRETQKISIDVNKELFVAKGTHTKEKGWHVFYEPYLSLEEETLPSLDKGDRVEVVKISMHDRETQPPKRYTPASIIKELERKNLGTKATRAQIVDTLFERGYVHGNQIQATELGIRTVATLQKNVPSILDEDLTRHFEMEMEEIRSRAKKEDEVLREAKEVLTALFKEFKQKEKSIGEELGQANKESRDIQNTIGKCPTCSEGTLMMRRGKFGRFVACDKYPDCKTTFSLPSNALVKNSEKICEHCSHPMIMLIKKAKRPQEICINKDCPSKKADEAQQKEEDKIVSEREGAACSKCKDGKLVLRKSIYGKFLGCSKFPKCRYTEKLGNTTQYRAKKK, from the coding sequence ATGACCGAGCTGATCATCACAGAAAAGCCAAGCGCAGCAAGCAAGATAGCAGAAGCTCTTGCCGACGGCAAACCGATCAAGGAATCAGAAAAAGGAGTTCCTTATTACAAGATTACGCATGGCAAGAAGGACATCATTGTCAGCTGTGCAGTCGGCCATCTCTTCACGGTTGATGAAAAGCAGAAAAACGGCTGGGCATATCCTGTTTTTGATATCCAATGGACAGCATCCTCAGAAAGAAAGCAGTCAGCCTATACACAAAAGTACGCGCAGGTGATCAAAAAGCTTGCCAAGCAGGCAGACGAGTTCACCGTAGCCTGCGATTACGACATTGAAGGAGAGGTGATCGGCCTTAATGTTATCCGCTTTCTCTGCAATCAAAAAGACGCAGGAAGGATGAAATTCTCTACCTTAACCAAGCCAGACTTGCTCAAGGCCTATGACCACAAGTCAAAAAGCCTCGACTGGGGCCAGGCCTATGCAGGAGAGACGCGCCATTTCCTTGACTGGATGTATGGGATCAATACAAGCAGGGCATTGACGGCAGCCATCAAGACCTCAGGCATGTTCAAGATTATGTCGACTGGCAGGGTCCAGGGGCCCGCGCTCAAGATCATCGTTGAGAGGGAGAAGGAAATCCAGAGCTTCAAGCCAGCTCCTTACTGGGATGTGCTCCTTAATGCAAAAGCCAAAGGCGAAAAATTCAATGCAAATCATATCAAGGAGAAGTTCTGGGAGAGAGCAGAGGCAGAGCTTGTGATGCAGCATGTCAAGGGAAAAAAAGAAGGGGCAGTTGCTGATAGCCAAAAAAAAGAGTTCCTCCAGCAGCCTCCGTTTCCTTTTGACCTCACATCGCTCCAGACTGAGGCTTACCGTGCCCTGCGGCTCCAGCCGAAGAAAACCCTGAGCCTTGCCCAGGATCTTTATACCGGAGGGTTCATCTCCTATCCAAGAACATCCTCCCAAAAGCTGCCAAAGGAATTAGAGTATGGAAAAATCATGGACATGCTTTCAAAGCAGCCCCCGTATGCATCTCTTATAAGCAGATTCCAGGGCCTCAAGCCGAACGAGGGAAAAAAGACAGACCCTGCCCATCCAGCTATCTATCCGACAGGGCTTGCCCCAAAAGCAGTTGATGAAAAGGCTATGAAGCTGTACGATCTGGTTGTGAGAAGATTCCTCTCATGTTTTGGGGATCCTGCAGTGCGGGAGACGCAAAAGATAAGTATCGACGTAAACAAGGAGCTCTTTGTTGCCAAGGGAACCCATACGAAAGAGAAAGGCTGGCATGTCTTCTATGAGCCTTATCTTTCCTTGGAGGAGGAGACCCTTCCTTCATTGGACAAGGGGGATAGAGTCGAAGTTGTAAAGATCTCCATGCATGACCGGGAAACCCAGCCTCCAAAGCGCTATACTCCTGCTTCAATCATCAAAGAGCTTGAGCGGAAAAATCTCGGGACAAAAGCAACTCGGGCCCAAATCGTAGATACCCTCTTTGAGCGGGGCTATGTCCATGGAAATCAGATTCAGGCAACAGAGCTTGGAATACGGACTGTCGCAACCCTGCAAAAAAACGTTCCCTCAATTCTTGATGAAGACCTCACCCGCCATTTTGAGATGGAGATGGAGGAGATCCGGAGCAGGGCAAAGAAGGAAGACGAAGTCCTGAGAGAGGCAAAAGAGGTCTTGACAGCGCTCTTCAAGGAATTCAAGCAAAAAGAAAAATCCATTGGAGAAGAGCTTGGCCAGGCAAACAAGGAGAGCCGTGACATCCAGAATACCATCGGAAAATGCCCAACCTGCAGCGAAGGAACGCTGATGATGCGCCGAGGAAAATTCGGCAGGTTTGTAGCCTGCGACAAGTATCCTGATTGCAAAACCACTTTTTCTCTTCCATCAAACGCTCTCGTAAAAAACTCAGAAAAGATCTGCGAGCACTGCAGCCATCCCATGATCATGCTCATTAAGAAGGCGAAACGGCCCCAGGAGATCTGCATCAACAAGGATTGCCCGTCAAAAAAAGCAGATGAAGCCCAGCAAAAGGAAGAGGATAAGATAGTCTCAGAAAGGGAAGGCGCTGCCTGCAGCAAATGCAAGGATGGAAAACTTGTCTTAAGGAAATCGATCTATGGCAAGTTCCTGGGCTGTTCCAAATTCCCGAAGTGCAGGTATACTGAAAAACTGGGCAATACTACTCAATACCGAGCGAAAAAGAAATAA